The following are from one region of the Mixophyes fleayi isolate aMixFle1 chromosome 7, aMixFle1.hap1, whole genome shotgun sequence genome:
- the EVX2 gene encoding homeobox even-skipped homolog protein 2: MMERIRKEMILMERGLHSPTTGKRLSNLSDSAGNAVLEALENAHHTARLSPRLTSSSMHGSIGDIASKGRFEIDNLFGIPHPNSETNNASDISGSDRGKKLSQYSEVGSEADMNSDVEVGCSSLRSPNSLSGSQLKDSINKDSGSVASTTSSSANSGLGSLNSCNPVGSSSSAADQVRRYRTAFTREQIARLEKEFYRENYVSRPRRCELAAALNLPETTIKVWFQNRRMKDKRQRLAMSWPHPADPSFYTYMMTHAAATGSLPYPFHSHVPLHYYPHVGVTAAAAAAAASGAAAAAASPFATSIRPLDTFRALSHPYSRPELLCSFRHPGLYQSPAGINSTAAAAAAAAAAAAAASAPGSAPCSCLSCHSNQAASALSSAGRGSDFTCTAGSQRSESSFLPYSAAVLSKTSVTPPDQREESPLAR, from the exons ATGATGGAAAGGATAAGAAAAGAGATGATTCTAATGGAAAGAGGTCTGCACAGCCCAACCACAGGCAAAAGGCTTTCCAATTTATCCGACTCAGCTGGGAACGCTGTGTTAGAGGCCTTGGAAAATGCACATCATACGGCTCGCTTGAGTCCTAGACTAACTTCTTCCTCCATGCATGGATCTATAGGGGACATCGCTAGCAAAGGCAGATTTGAAATAGACAATTTGTTCGGCATCCCTCACCCTAACAGTGAAACTAACAACGCCTCAGACATCTCCGGGTCTGACAGAGGGAAGAAGCTGAGCCAGTATTCTGAAGTTGGTTCAGAAGCAGATATGAACAGTGATGTAGAGGTGGGGTGCTCATCCCTGCGATCCCCGAACAGCCTGAGTGGCAGCCAGCTAAAAGACAGTATCAACAAAG ACAGTGGTTCAGTGGCCAGCACCACCAGCTCCTCTGCAAATTCTGGATTAGGCAGCCTCAATAGCTGTAATCCCGTGGGAAGCTCCAGCTCAGCTGCTGACCAGGTGCGTCGATACAGGACAGCCTTCACACGAGAGCAGATAGCCAGGTTGGAGAAAGAGTTCTATCGAGAGAATTATGTGTCACGGCCCCGGAGATGTGAGCTGGCAGCTGCCCTCAACCTCCCCGAGACAACCATCAAG GTGTGGTTCCAGAACCGCCGGATGAAGGACAAGAGGCAGCGTTTGGCCATGTCTTGGCCTCACCCAGCGGATCCCAGCTTTTACACCTACATGATGACGCACGCTGCGGCCACCGGGAGCCTTCCTTATCCTTTCCACTCTCACGTGCCTCTGCATTACTACCCCCACGTCGGGGTGACTGCAGCAGCCGCGGCCGCAGCAGCCTCCGGGGCAGCAGCGGCAGCCGCTTCACCCTTTGCCACCTCCATCCGCCCTTTGGACACATTCCGCGCCCTCTCGCACCCTTACTCCAGACCGGAACTACTTTGCAGCTTCAGACACCCGGGTCTATATCAATCCCCGGCCGGGATCAATAGCACCGCTGCAGCCGCGGCCGCCGCCGCCGCGGCAGCCGCTGCAGCGTCTGCCCCTGGATCCGCTCCCTGTTCTTGTCTCAGTTGTCATAGCAACCAGGCGGCGTCAGCTCTCAGCTCGGCCGGCAGGGGCTCGGATTTCACTTGCACCGCGGGCTCCCAGAGGTCGGAGAGCAGCTTCCTCCCCTACTCCGCGGCAGTCCTTAGCAAAACCTCGGTGACCCCACCTGACCAAAGAGAGGAGAGCCCTTTGGCTAGATAA